Genomic segment of Pseudomonas sp. DY-1:
AGGAAACCGGTGAGGACCTGCTGCATGCGCGCAATGCCAATGAACTGGCCAAGCAGTTACAACCGCGCCCGGAGCACGGCAACACGCTGATGGCCCAGCTCCTGCGCACCCAGGCGCAAGAAACGGAGGCCGTGCGCGACATCCAGGCCGGCTACCTGAAGGCCATCAACAACGCCACCCAGTTCATCTACATCGAGAACCAGTACTTCCGCTGGCCGCCACTGGCCGAGGCGATCAAACAGGCGGCCCAGGACCAGACCCGCGCCGGGCGGGACCCGGGCAAACACGGCGCCCTGCACCTGTTCGTGATCACCAATGTCACGAAGGAGGGCCTCGGCGCCGGCACCGTCAACACCCAGCGCATGCTGGAAAGCCTGGGCCGGGCCGACACCATTCCAGCGGTCACCAAGCTGTTGCGCATCGAGAAGGTCAAACGGGACATGCCGCCCCAACCCAAGCCCAATGGCGCCAATGACCGACACGGGCACCGAGAACTAGCCCAATGGCAAGCCGAGCTCGACCGGCAGGTCAAGGACATCAAGAAAGGTGCCGTAGTCCCTGAAGAGCGCCCCGGCCTGAAAGTGCACGTCTGCTCCCTGGTCGCACCCGACTCGCCGGCCGGCCAACCCTGGGTGCCGGTATACATCCACTCCAAGCTGATGATCGTCAACGACGTACTCACCACCCACGGCTCGGCCAACATCAATACCCGCAGCATGCAGGTGGACAGCGAACTGAACATCCTCCACGAGTGGCACAGCGTGACCCAGGCCATGCGCCGGCGGCTGTGGGATCTGCATACGGATGGAAAGGGGGTGCAGGATGATCCGGGAGATGCCTTCGACGCTTGGCAGGAGCTCATCAACGAGAACAAGGAACGTCAATCGAGCAAATCGACACCCGATACCCCTCTGGTGGAGTTCCTGTATGACAAGGCCATCCTGAGGAACCTCGACTGATGCGTTTCCTGCTCCTGCTCACGACCCTGCTGCTGGCCGCCTGCGGCAGCCATGGACTCAAACTGAAAAAGGACCCCACCGTGGACCCGCTATCCCAGATCAAGGCCGACCTGGCCTTCACCTGCCAGCATGAACGCATCCCCGAACCCTCGGCCGACAGCGACCGGCTGTTCCAGTACGCCCGCTGGCTGCAGAAGAACAACCAGCTCAAGGAAGACCCGGCCGTGGGTGCCGAGGTCGAGCGCCTCTACCGCATCGCCGCTGCGCACCAGCACTACAAGGCCAACATCAACCTGCAAAACGGCAGCATGCGTGGCCACTTCAAGCTGCGCGGCGACGAACACCTGCGCTTGAGCCAGGAACTGATCGAGGCCGGCGTGGCCACCGGCTACTACTTCGTCGGTATCTTTCTGCAACAGGGTGCGGCCGGCCTGCGGGAGGACCCGGCCATGGCCCTACGGTACTACCGCAAGGCCGCCGACGAGGGCAGCGCCCTGGGGCAGGCGCTTGTGGCCGACAAGCTGGCGCCCATCGATATCGCCCCGGACATCGCTCGGCAGATGCGCCGTTGCGCGGCCGAACAGGGACATGGGGAGGCGGCTACAGACCTGGGCGTCAACTTGAAAAACAGAGGGGATTTCCAAGGGGCGCTTGAAGCTTTTCAGCTGGGGGTGGCGGCAGGTTACAGCACCTCGGCTTCTTTCCTGAGTAATGGCTTTCGCGGTCCAAAGCCAGATAATCGGCTGCATTACCTTGCTCAACAGGAAGACCTAGAGCGCGCTGAGCGCTACAACAAGATCCGGCGTGTTCTGGGGAACTACTCCTACGCCCAACCCTCGATCCCCGAAATCAACGACATCGTCCCGCTGCCACCGGCCAAGCTGCCGCCCTGGGACGGCACGCTCAAATGGCTGGAAGCGCGCGAAGCCAACATTCCACCGCCCAAACCCAGCGAGGCGCTGACCCAACAACTG
This window contains:
- a CDS encoding phosphatidylserine/phosphatidylglycerophosphate/cardiolipin synthase family protein, giving the protein MRPANARHPEIVVPIALQRTHEAVCSAPWFVCDTEYRPWPASYKPLINGEEAFRAVHQAIANAERSVDIICWGFQPSMHFIRDGSDDRCIGVLLEEKARQGVQVRILGWEMPLNAAGVVGEANLPGKGGLADRAGQTSSDEQYAYDRQWFKQYAVADNKAAGLADAHIPLFVSRDFSWSERAEIAYQLKLKRLDPELAKRSALTMRHTVTHHQKSVLVDFELPERAIGFVMGHNMLDEYWDTDHHSALWRPDPKRPDAKTHAPNRGPRGALPRQDISCQITGRILRDLHHNFATAWAKETGEDLLHARNANELAKQLQPRPEHGNTLMAQLLRTQAQETEAVRDIQAGYLKAINNATQFIYIENQYFRWPPLAEAIKQAAQDQTRAGRDPGKHGALHLFVITNVTKEGLGAGTVNTQRMLESLGRADTIPAVTKLLRIEKVKRDMPPQPKPNGANDRHGHRELAQWQAELDRQVKDIKKGAVVPEERPGLKVHVCSLVAPDSPAGQPWVPVYIHSKLMIVNDVLTTHGSANINTRSMQVDSELNILHEWHSVTQAMRRRLWDLHTDGKGVQDDPGDAFDAWQELINENKERQSSKSTPDTPLVEFLYDKAILRNLD
- a CDS encoding sel1 repeat family protein yields the protein MRFLLLLTTLLLAACGSHGLKLKKDPTVDPLSQIKADLAFTCQHERIPEPSADSDRLFQYARWLQKNNQLKEDPAVGAEVERLYRIAAAHQHYKANINLQNGSMRGHFKLRGDEHLRLSQELIEAGVATGYYFVGIFLQQGAAGLREDPAMALRYYRKAADEGSALGQALVADKLAPIDIAPDIARQMRRCAAEQGHGEAATDLGVNLKNRGDFQGALEAFQLGVAAGYSTSASFLSNGFRGPKPDNRLHYLAQQEDLERAERYNKIRRVLGNYSYAQPSIPEINDIVPLPPAKLPPWDGTLKWLEAREANIPPPKPSEALTQQLAKARQLDPATGRPLPGSPHFITVDAPAPVCDSGQPCLHAGYWQAVALTQNRLAHLHDGAIRRFEQGEILPTLLVRQSHRRLWPLPDRVTVGEELVEWRMLGEA